In Leptospira barantonii, the DNA window GGAAAAAATCGATAAGGATATTCTGAGTCCGATTCTATATTATGGAAACGGAGAAAGCGCATATTACGTCGGCGGTGAAATCGGCAAACTGCATCTCAGAAGAATCAACTTCTCCTCCAAAGGCAAACCTGCGATCACGAAACTTTTTACCGTGAGTCGGAAAGAAATCACACCTTGGAAACTTTCCAAGAAGAATGAATTCCTATCCGGTTACTCGGGCAAGGTTCATCTTTGGGGACCGGCTAAAAAAAGTCAGAATCTTCCGATTCTTTGCGAGCGCGCATTTTTATCCGGTGACGACCGAATCGTTTGTGAGACCGAGCCGGGTCATTTGCTTCTTAGCAAACTGGACTTTCAACCGGAAGATTGGAGCGTCTGGAAACTTTACGAAGAAGTTCGTAGTAAATAAGCGGGAGTTCGTTCGCGCTTTTATAAGAATAAGTTTAAGATCAACGGTTCTCTACTGTTCACACCCGGAGTTGGAGCGCCGTATCTGGTTTTGATAAAACTTCCTCCTCCGTAATTTTGATCCAATAAAGATCCGGAAGGAACCGTACGAATCGTGGATTCGATATTGGACTTTGTCGCCCATTCCTTCAGTTGAGTTTCGGAAGAATCTTCCCCGATCGCGATCAATCTTGATACGAAAGTTTTCTTTACCTTTTCCTGAAACTCGGCGTTTTTGAATTCTTCGAGATAAAAAATTCCGAACCGCGCAAACGGAAATTGGAAAGTTGCCAATGTTTTTTCCTCGATCGCGTTAGACGCGTTTGTTTCCGAGTTCGGTGATTTCAGCGCGATCAAATTCTTTTTCCAAATTGAAGTCGGGGTTCGATCCAGAACAAAATCCTTCGGAGAAATCGGTTTACTCGGATCGAAGATATAAACGACTTCTCTCCAAGAGAATCGATCCGAATTTTCGGAATCGACCACGGGGTTTTGGATCAAAATCGAACCCGGTAGAATATAAACGCCGTATGTTCTGGATAAATTGGAAAAAATTCTTAAATACGTCGAAGCGGTATCCGCGTATAAGTCCGTTTTTTTACCGGTGATCGAATCGATTACACCTCTATAAAGAATTTCTAATTTAATAAATTGAAAGGCTTCTTCGATCGTATTCTGTTTAAAAATTTCCTTCCGGGAATTTAAAAAATACAAAAAACTTCCCGTATGAACGGGGAACACCACCAAGGTATTCTTTTTTAAAAGACCTTTTTGTTTTGCTTGTTTGAGCGGGGTTTCCAGGGACTTTAAGAATCTTTCTTCCGAAGAAAAGTCTTCGAGTTTCCATTCGGGTTGAATCACCAGAACGTTTCCCGCGTTTCGATCAAACCCGTTGCTGAGAATCTGATATTCTTTTTGGGAAAGCGCGTTGTATTGTTCGGAGGAAATTCCCTTTCCCGAAAAGATATAAGCGATCCCGAAAAATATCGGAATCAAAATTAGGGATGCGATTGCGTTTTTCCAGAATGGAGTCATATTCTTTTTTTCTAATGCACTAAAGAGGCATATTCCTTAAGATACAGATTGATCGCGTCGAGCATGTATTCCGTAAACAAAGGACTCGGGCGATAGGAATGAACGTTTTCCCAGGCGATGTAATCGTGTTCGTCGGAAAGAACGATCTCACCTCCGATAAAATCGGCGTGATATGCGATGATGATACAGGGAAAATTTCCTTCGTTCACTCTGTGTTTGTGAACGAACAACGGTTTCGGAGAAATTTTGACTTGAACGTTCGGGCCCAATTCTTCCTCGATTTCCCGTTCCATGCTGAGTTTCCAGTCTTCGAAGAATTCGTCCTCGTTCATTCTTCCGCCGGGAAGATCGCCTAAACCGGATTTACGGTCTCTGAGAATTAGAAGTTCGTCCCCTTTTCTCAAGAAAAGTTTTTGAGTAATTTGAAAAAAGCCGTGTTTGCTCAAGGATGATTCGTTCTCCGAGTTTCCTACAGGGGCTTATACTTTTTACGGGCTGACAATCATTTTTATCTTCGGAAGGATCAACGATTCGTATAAAAGAACGCGAGGATCAAAGTCAAAACGATAAAGATCAAGTTGAGAATAAAACCGGAGTGAAGTTGTTTGCGTTCCGTCGGTTTCAAAAAATAAGCCGCGAATATTACGGAGATAAATCCTCCCAAATGCGCCCAACGTGCGACCCCGTCTTCGGTGAAGACGTTCGTGATATCGGAATAAACCATGATCCAAGCCACGAGGAAAACGGGGAATGGAATGTTCTTCTGATTAAAA includes these proteins:
- a CDS encoding NUDIX domain-containing protein, with translation MSKHGFFQITQKLFLRKGDELLILRDRKSGLGDLPGGRMNEDEFFEDWKLSMEREIEEELGPNVQVKISPKPLFVHKHRVNEGNFPCIIIAYHADFIGGEIVLSDEHDYIAWENVHSYRPSPLFTEYMLDAINLYLKEYASLVH